One part of the Arabidopsis thaliana chromosome 1 sequence genome encodes these proteins:
- the SUC2 gene encoding sucrose-proton symporter 2 (sucrose-proton symporter 2 (SUC2); CONTAINS InterPro DOMAIN/s: Sucrose/H+ symporter, plant (InterPro:IPR005989), Major facilitator superfamily MFS-1 (InterPro:IPR011701), Major facilitator superfamily, general substrate transporter (InterPro:IPR016196); BEST Arabidopsis thaliana protein match is: sucrose-proton symporter 1 (TAIR:AT1G71880.1); Has 2329 Blast hits to 2203 proteins in 568 species: Archae - 32; Bacteria - 908; Metazoa - 423; Fungi - 192; Plants - 420; Viruses - 0; Other Eukaryotes - 354 (source: NCBI BLink).), translated as MVSHPMEKAANGASALETQTGELDQPERLRKIISVSSIAAGVQFGWALQLSLLTPYVQLLGIPHKWASLIWLCGPISGMLVQPIVGYHSDRCTSRFGRRRPFIVAGAGLVTVAVFLIGYAADIGHSMGDQLDKPPKTRAIAIFALGFWILDVANNTLQGPCRAFLADLSAGNAKKTRTANAFFSFFMAVGNVLGYAAGSYRNLYKVVPFTMTESCDLYCANLKTCFFLSITLLLIVTFVSLCYVKEKPWTPEPTADGKASNVPFFGEIFGAFKELKRPMWMLLIVTALNWIAWFPFLLFDTDWMGREVYGGNSDATATAASKKLYNDGVRAGALGLMLNAIVLGFMSLGVEWIGRKLGGAKRLWGIVNFILAICLAMTVVVTKQAENHRRDHGGAKTGPPGNVTAGALTLFAILGIPQAITFSIPFALASIFSTNSGAGQGLSLGVLNLAIVVPQMVISVGGGPFDELFGGGNIPAFVLGAIAAAVSGVLALTVLPSPPPDAPAFKATMGFH; from the exons ATGGTCAGCCATCCAATGGAGAAAGCTGCAAATGGTGCGTCTGCGTTGGAAACGCAGACGGGTGAGTTAGATCAGCCGGAACGGCTTCGTAAGATCATATCGGTGTCTTCCATTGCCGCCGGTGTACAGTTCGGTTGGGCTTTACAGTTATCTCTGTTGACTCCTTACGTGCAGCTACTCGGAATCCCACATAAATGGGCTTCTCTGATTTGGCTCTGTGGTCCAATCTCCGGTATGCTTGTTCAGCCTATCGTCGGTTACCACAGTGACCGTTGCACCTCAAGATTCGGCCGTCGTCGTCCCTTCATCGTCGCTGGAGCTGGTTTAGTCACCGTTGCTGTTTTCCTTATCGGTTACGCTGCCGATATAGGTCACAGCATGGGCGATCAGCTTGACAAACCGCCGAAAACGCGAGCCATAGCGATATTCGCTCTCGGGTTTTGGATTCTTGACGTGGCTAACAACACCTTACAAGGACCCTGCAGAGCTTTCTTGGCTGATTTATCAGCAGGGAACGCTAAGAAAACGCGAACCGCAAACGCGTTTTTCTCGTTTTTCATGGCGGTTGGAAACGTTTTGGGTTACGCTGCGGGATCTTACAGAAATCTCTACAAAGTTGTGCCTTTCACGATGACTGAGTCATGCGATCTCTACTGCGCAAACCTCAAAACGTGTTTTTTCCTATCCATAACGCTTCTCCTCATAGTCACTTTCGTATCTCTCTGTTACGTGAAGGAGAAGCCATGGACGCCAGAGCCAACAGCCGATGGAAAAGCCTCCAACGTTCCGTTTTTCGGAGAAATCTTCGGAGCTTTCAAGGAACTAAAAAGACCCATGTGGATGCTTCTTATAGTCACTGCACTAAACTGGATCGCTTGGTTCCCTTTCCTTCTCTTCGACACTGATTGGATGGGCCGTGAGGTGTACGGAGGAAACTCAGACGCAACCGCAACCGCAGCCTCTAAGAAGCTTTACAACGACGGAGTCAGAGCTGGTGCTTTGGGGCTTATGCTTAACGCTATTGTTCTTGGTTTCATGTCTCTTGGTGTTGAATGGATTGGTCGGAAATTGGGAGGAGCTAAAAGGCTTTGGGGTATTGTTAACTTCATCCTCGCCATTTGCTTGGCCATGACGGTTGTGGTTACGAAACAAGCTGAGAATCACCGACGAGATCACGGCGGCGCTAAAACAGGTCCACCTGGTAACGTCACAGCTGGTGCTTTAACTCTCTTCGCCATCCTCGGTATCCCCCAAGCC ATTACGTTTAGCATTCCTTTTGCACTAGCTTCCATATTTTCAACCAATTCCGGTGCCGGCCAAG GACTTTCCCTAGGTGTTCTGAATCTAGCCATTGTCGTCCCTCAG ATGGTAATATCTGTGGGAGGTGGACCATTCGACGAACTATTCGGTGGTGGAAACATTCCAGCATTTGTGTTAGGAGCGATTGCGGCAGCGGTAAGTGGTGTATTGGCGTTGACGGTGTTGCCTTCACCGCCTCCGGATGCTCCTGCCTTCAAAGCTACTATGGGATTTCATTGA